The proteins below come from a single Panicum hallii strain FIL2 chromosome 7, PHallii_v3.1, whole genome shotgun sequence genomic window:
- the LOC112901183 gene encoding uncharacterized protein LOC112901183: MDSSLFQKQERFKDSTPTAIDLFKEMHCSRKRDFSEQVKQAIVDMESIIDESIENGEQQKTCIEAVSQVLSKNSTFLENLGLKKVSRKKSRIDVSSHVERLQFELDAKTQESAGLRQVVDALTSKTDEQSQEIDDLKKSSAETNALLRQLISFSAGGFNGTN; encoded by the exons ATGGATTCCTCACTATTTCAGAAACAAGAAAGATTTAAAGATTCAACGCCCACTGCAATTGACCTCTTTAAGGAAATGCATTGCAGCAGGAAAAGAGATTTCAGTGAGCAAGTAAAGCAAGCTATT GTTGATATGGAATCAATTATTGATGAATCTATAGAAAATGGAGAGCAGCAGAAGACTTGTATTGAAGCTGTCTCTCAAGTTCTATCCAAGAATAGCACCTTTCTTGAAAATTTGGGTCTTAAGAAAGTATCTCGGAAAAAATCCAGAATTGATGTTTCTTCTCACGTTGAACGTCTTCAGTTTGAACTAGATGCTAAGACACAAGAATCAGCAGGACTCCGTCAAGTAGTTGACGCTTTGACATCAAAAACAGATGAACAGTCGCAAGAAATTgacgacttgaagaagtcatcaGCTGAGACAAATGCTTTGCTTCGTCAACTAATTTCCTTTAGTGCTG GTGGGTTCAATGGAACAAACTAA